In the genome of Desulfuromonas sp. DDH964, one region contains:
- a CDS encoding manganese efflux pump MntP, with protein sequence MDIFSIFAIALALAMDAFAVALGAGLTLQRLGGRHLFRFGFHFGLFQGLMPILGWLAGLTIQRWIESYDHWVAFGLLALVGGKMIHEAFAAAEVRDERDPTRGLTLVLLSVATSIDALAVGLSLAMLQVSIWLPALVIGLVAGGLTVAGMLLGRRIGARLGALWGPRVEIAGGLILIAIGIKIVLQHP encoded by the coding sequence ATGGATATTTTCAGCATCTTTGCCATCGCCCTCGCTCTCGCCATGGACGCCTTCGCCGTCGCCCTCGGCGCCGGGCTGACCCTGCAGCGCCTCGGCGGCCGCCACCTCTTCCGGTTCGGCTTTCACTTCGGCCTGTTCCAGGGGCTGATGCCCATCCTCGGCTGGCTGGCCGGCCTGACCATTCAACGCTGGATCGAAAGTTACGACCACTGGGTCGCCTTCGGACTCCTCGCCCTTGTCGGCGGCAAGATGATCCACGAAGCCTTCGCCGCTGCCGAGGTGCGGGACGAGCGCGACCCGACCCGGGGGCTGACCCTGGTGCTCCTTTCGGTCGCGACCAGCATCGACGCCCTCGCCGTCGGCCTCTCCCTGGCGATGCTCCAGGTTTCGATCTGGCTGCCGGCGCTGGTTATCGGTCTGGTCGCCGGCGGCCTGACCGTTGCCGGCATGCTCCTCGGCCGCCGCATTGGCGCCCGCCTCGGCGCCCTCTGGGGACCACGGGTCGAAATAGCCGGCGGCCTGATCCTCATCGCCATCGGCATCAAGATCGTCCTCCAGCACCCCTGA
- a CDS encoding TPM domain-containing protein, producing MRASGTWKNWRWLMLGLLQVLALFGCEQVNPAPGLIDDRAGLLTRAEQRQLGTLQSQLLKQIDVHLWLVILDQPAPDLDATARELFEEFGRESLVRGARGVLLLVDPEGNQVRMEIGYDLEGIFPDAFIGYIEMRQMAPFFASGRVADGIAATTELLVGKALKGEEPAESATSPLPLRHAGGGAGARIPVAIGAGAASAVVATQSDRFRAQPTPLATLDLYRQVLRLRLKDPDLDLYTTETRQFLRRWLVTDVQQDNELAALDAAWSHAAVISNGPLAVIRFPIEERRNPPYFLHRKNGGWHLDIAAMNRLVAFNHRNQWHFRNLDHGYMFGFSDWQFDVTGFPHRGMGGRR from the coding sequence GTGAGAGCTTCAGGCACCTGGAAAAACTGGCGCTGGCTGATGCTGGGACTGCTGCAGGTCCTGGCCCTTTTCGGTTGTGAACAGGTCAATCCGGCCCCGGGCCTGATCGATGACCGGGCCGGACTGTTGACCCGGGCGGAACAACGCCAGCTGGGCACCTTGCAGAGCCAGTTGCTGAAACAGATCGACGTCCACCTCTGGCTGGTGATTCTCGACCAGCCCGCCCCCGATCTCGATGCCACGGCGCGGGAGCTGTTTGAAGAGTTCGGTCGCGAGAGCCTGGTCCGGGGCGCCCGCGGGGTGCTGTTGCTGGTTGATCCCGAGGGGAACCAGGTGCGCATGGAGATTGGTTACGATCTCGAAGGAATCTTCCCCGACGCTTTTATCGGTTATATCGAAATGCGGCAGATGGCCCCCTTCTTTGCCTCCGGCCGGGTCGCCGACGGCATCGCCGCCACCACCGAGCTGCTGGTCGGCAAGGCCCTGAAAGGCGAGGAGCCAGCAGAATCAGCGACTTCCCCGTTGCCGCTTCGCCATGCCGGGGGCGGAGCCGGGGCGCGCATCCCGGTCGCTATCGGTGCCGGCGCTGCGTCAGCGGTCGTGGCCACCCAATCCGACCGCTTTCGCGCCCAGCCCACGCCGCTGGCCACCCTCGACCTTTACCGCCAGGTCCTGCGTTTGCGCCTGAAGGACCCAGACCTCGATCTCTACACCACGGAAACCCGACAGTTTCTGCGGCGCTGGCTGGTGACCGATGTCCAGCAGGACAATGAACTGGCCGCTCTCGATGCCGCCTGGAGTCATGCGGCGGTAATCAGCAACGGGCCGCTGGCGGTGATCCGCTTTCCGATCGAAGAGCGGCGCAACCCTCCCTATTTTCTGCACCGTAAAAACGGCGGCTGGCATCTCGATATCGCGGCGATGAATCGCCTGGTCGCCTTCAACCACCGCAACCAGTGGCATTTTCGCAATCTCGATCACGGTTACATGTTCGGATTCAGCGACTGGCAGTTCGATGTCACCGGCTTTCCCCATCGGGGCATGGGGGGGCGGCGCTGA
- a CDS encoding TRAP transporter large permease, whose translation MILAGLVLILLALFGAPLFAVIAASALLGFQRSGVDLSVVAIEFYRIAEMPVLLAIPLFTFAGYLLSESHAPQRLVRLTRALIGWMPGGLAIVALAVCALFTAFTGASGVTIIALGALLYPALREDGYTEAFSLGLVTTSGSLGLLFAPSLPLILYGIVAQQSSAGAGVSIDRLFLAGLLPGTLMVLLLGTYSLWCNRNHRLPLAASSWREVGAALRAAKWELPLPLVVLGGIYGGYFAVSEAAAVTAVYVLLAEVLILREIPLRKLPGIIRQSMVLVGGILLILGVSLASTNYLIDAGVPTRLFAFVRNHVSSPLTFLILLNLFLLVLGALLDIFSALVLVVPLILPVAIGFGIDPLHLGIIFLANMQIGYLTPPVGLNLFIASYRFKKPITVIYRATIPFFLILLLSVLIITYWPQLSLLLVGGS comes from the coding sequence ATGATCCTCGCCGGCCTGGTTCTGATCCTGCTCGCCCTTTTCGGCGCGCCCCTCTTCGCGGTGATTGCCGCCAGCGCCCTGCTCGGTTTCCAGCGCTCCGGGGTCGATCTCTCCGTGGTCGCCATCGAGTTCTACCGTATCGCCGAAATGCCGGTACTGCTCGCCATCCCGCTCTTTACCTTTGCCGGCTACCTGCTCAGCGAGAGCCACGCCCCGCAACGGCTGGTGCGCCTGACCCGGGCACTGATCGGCTGGATGCCCGGCGGCCTCGCGATCGTCGCCCTGGCAGTCTGCGCCCTCTTCACCGCCTTTACCGGGGCCTCGGGGGTGACCATCATCGCCCTCGGCGCGCTCCTCTACCCGGCCTTGCGCGAGGACGGCTACACCGAAGCGTTCAGCCTCGGTCTGGTCACCACCTCAGGGAGCCTTGGCCTGCTCTTCGCGCCGTCGCTGCCGCTGATCCTCTATGGCATCGTCGCCCAGCAGAGCAGCGCCGGAGCCGGGGTCTCCATCGATCGGCTCTTCCTCGCCGGGCTCCTGCCCGGAACCCTGATGGTGCTCCTCCTTGGCACCTACAGCCTCTGGTGCAACCGTAACCACCGGCTCCCCCTCGCCGCCTCCTCCTGGCGCGAGGTCGGCGCCGCGCTCCGGGCGGCGAAGTGGGAGCTGCCGCTACCGCTGGTGGTGCTCGGCGGCATCTACGGCGGCTACTTCGCCGTCTCCGAAGCGGCGGCGGTCACCGCCGTCTATGTCCTTCTCGCCGAGGTCCTGATCCTGCGGGAGATTCCCCTGCGCAAGCTGCCGGGGATCATCCGGCAGTCGATGGTCCTGGTCGGCGGCATCCTGCTGATCCTTGGCGTCTCCCTCGCCTCGACCAACTACCTGATCGACGCCGGCGTCCCGACCCGGCTCTTCGCTTTTGTCCGCAACCACGTTTCGAGCCCGCTCACCTTTCTGATCCTGCTCAACCTCTTCCTGCTGGTACTCGGTGCCCTGCTCGACATCTTTTCGGCCCTGGTGCTGGTGGTCCCGCTGATTCTGCCGGTGGCGATCGGTTTCGGCATCGACCCGCTCCATCTCGGCATCATCTTTCTCGCCAACATGCAGATCGGTTACCTGACGCCGCCGGTCGGCCTCAACCTCTTTATCGCCAGCTATCGGTTCAAAAAACCGATTACCGTCATCTACCGGGCGACGATCCCCTTCTTCCTGATTTTGCTCCTCAGCGTCCTGATCATCACCTACTGGCCACAGCTCTCTCTGCTGTTGGTGGGAGGATCGTGA
- a CDS encoding TRAP transporter small permease translates to MNRPLPKFLVKLDHCGRRLEDAFLVLLFCALLVLAALQIVQRNLFAAGFVWSDELLRILVLWVGLFGAVAASRDDNHINIDIFSRWLSGRLGLATRVLVDFFTTGLCGLLAWHGGRFVAGEREYATTLLDGIPAWLFEAAIPLAFGLIAWRYGVFLIRDLLRLIAGEVAE, encoded by the coding sequence ATGAACCGACCCCTGCCGAAATTTCTCGTCAAGCTCGATCACTGCGGGCGGCGCCTGGAGGATGCCTTCCTGGTCCTGCTCTTCTGTGCGCTCCTCGTTCTTGCCGCCCTGCAGATCGTGCAGCGCAACCTCTTCGCCGCCGGCTTTGTCTGGAGCGATGAGCTGCTGCGCATCCTCGTGCTCTGGGTCGGCCTGTTCGGCGCCGTCGCCGCCAGCCGGGACGACAACCACATCAATATCGATATCTTTTCGCGCTGGCTTTCCGGCCGGCTCGGCCTGGCGACCCGGGTCCTGGTCGATTTCTTTACAACCGGACTCTGCGGTCTGCTCGCCTGGCATGGCGGCCGCTTCGTCGCCGGCGAGCGCGAATACGCTACCACTCTCCTCGACGGGATTCCGGCGTGGCTGTTCGAGGCGGCGATTCCCCTCGCTTTTGGCCTGATCGCCTGGCGCTACGGCGTCTTCCTCATCCGGGACCTGCTCAGGCTGATTGCCGGGGAGGTCGCGGAATGA
- a CDS encoding TRAP transporter substrate-binding protein produces the protein MIARLLLLSGVLLSLLGAAPASALDLKIATVAPDGSVWMRAMRQGADEIRECTGGRVNFKFYAGGVMGNDKSVLRKIRVGQLHGGAFTAGGLADVYPDLGLYSLPLQFRSLAEVDYVRSRLDPLLLQGLESAGFISFGFAEGGFALLMADVPVRSTTDMKSRKVWVPEGDTISYRGMETLGLSPVTLPLTDVMTGLQAGLINIIPASPIAAVAFQWYTRIKYVTDTPLSYLTALLAIDGRAFKRLNAADQAVVREVMGRIYQNLDHQNRLDDAAAAAAMRQQGVAFVTPEPAAVEHWRNVAANLARELRQEGTFTPQLFDRLQELLAEYRRAGN, from the coding sequence ATGATCGCTAGACTGCTGCTCCTTTCTGGAGTGTTGTTGTCGCTGCTGGGCGCCGCCCCGGCGTCGGCCCTTGATTTGAAGATTGCCACCGTCGCTCCGGACGGATCGGTCTGGATGCGCGCGATGCGCCAGGGAGCCGACGAGATTCGAGAGTGCACCGGTGGCCGGGTCAATTTCAAGTTCTACGCCGGCGGCGTGATGGGGAACGACAAGAGCGTGCTGCGCAAGATCCGCGTCGGCCAACTGCACGGCGGCGCCTTCACTGCCGGCGGCCTTGCCGATGTCTATCCCGACCTCGGACTCTACAGCCTGCCGCTGCAATTTCGCTCCCTGGCCGAGGTCGATTACGTTCGCAGCCGCCTCGATCCCCTCCTATTGCAGGGCCTTGAAAGCGCCGGCTTCATCAGCTTCGGTTTTGCCGAAGGGGGGTTCGCCCTGCTCATGGCCGATGTGCCGGTGCGCTCCACCACTGACATGAAGTCCCGCAAGGTCTGGGTGCCGGAAGGGGATACGATCAGCTACCGTGGCATGGAGACCCTCGGGCTTTCCCCGGTCACCCTGCCGCTGACCGACGTCATGACCGGGCTGCAGGCCGGGCTGATCAATATCATTCCCGCTTCGCCGATTGCGGCGGTTGCCTTCCAGTGGTACACCCGGATCAAGTACGTGACCGATACACCCCTTTCCTACCTGACAGCCCTGCTCGCCATCGACGGACGTGCCTTCAAGCGGCTCAACGCTGCCGACCAGGCGGTGGTGCGGGAGGTCATGGGACGGATCTACCAGAATCTCGATCACCAGAATCGCCTTGACGATGCTGCCGCGGCCGCCGCCATGCGCCAGCAGGGGGTTGCTTTCGTCACCCCCGAGCCGGCTGCGGTCGAGCACTGGCGGAATGTTGCTGCCAACCTCGCCCGCGAGCTGCGCCAGGAGGGGACCTTTACCCCGCAACTCTTCGACCGCCTGCAGGAGCTGCTCGCCGAATACCGTCGCGCTGGCAACTAG
- a CDS encoding TRAP transporter TatT component family protein — MRPSLRPLRKLLAGLALLLAGCGFGNLPGNLSRALLDQPDPETVRDGAPAYLVLIDTLIEAAPENVGRLSAGAQLYTLYATTFVEDNGRRQRLAGRAREYGARALCAEKKDLCALAERPYPEFAAGLERLDDADQVPALYAMTVGWLAWIKANSDDWGAIADLPKVEAALGRILMLDEGYRGGSAHTLLGILLTLRPPALGGQPELARKHFERAIELSAGRDLGVKLELARSYARLVYDRELHDRLLQEVLAADPRSPGLTLTNTLAQRQARELLASADQYF, encoded by the coding sequence ATGAGGCCGTCGCTGCGGCCGTTGCGCAAGCTGCTCGCCGGTCTGGCGCTCCTCCTCGCCGGTTGTGGCTTCGGCAACCTGCCCGGGAACCTTTCCCGGGCGCTTCTTGACCAGCCCGATCCGGAGACGGTGCGCGACGGCGCTCCCGCCTACCTGGTGCTGATCGACACCCTGATCGAGGCCGCCCCGGAAAATGTCGGGCGTCTGAGTGCCGGCGCCCAGCTCTACACCCTCTATGCCACGACCTTTGTCGAGGATAACGGCCGCCGCCAGCGGCTCGCCGGGCGCGCCCGAGAGTACGGTGCGCGTGCCCTCTGTGCCGAGAAGAAGGACCTCTGCGCCCTCGCGGAGCGTCCCTACCCGGAATTTGCCGCCGGCCTGGAACGGCTCGACGATGCCGACCAGGTGCCGGCCCTCTACGCGATGACCGTCGGCTGGCTCGCCTGGATCAAGGCCAACAGTGACGATTGGGGGGCGATCGCCGATCTGCCCAAGGTCGAGGCGGCACTGGGGCGCATCCTGATGCTCGACGAAGGGTATCGCGGCGGCTCGGCCCATACCCTGCTCGGCATCCTGCTGACCCTGCGCCCACCCGCCCTCGGCGGCCAGCCGGAGCTGGCCCGGAAGCATTTTGAGCGGGCAATCGAACTTTCTGCCGGCCGTGACCTGGGCGTCAAGCTGGAACTGGCGCGCAGCTACGCGCGGCTGGTTTACGACCGGGAACTGCACGACCGGCTGCTGCAGGAAGTGCTCGCCGCCGATCCGCGCAGCCCCGGCCTGACCCTGACCAACACCCTCGCCCAGCGCCAGGCGCGGGAGCTTTTGGCGTCGGCGGACCAGTATTTCTGA
- the tnpA gene encoding IS200/IS605 family transposase, which produces MSRFRKLTHAIWHCQYHIVWVPKYRFRILEGELAQEVRACIRIFSEQSHCEVVELNVQKDHIHLIIMVPPKVSISELMGRLKGRSAIRILKNHPKLRKKRYWGNHFWAPGYCVDTVGLDAEMIRRYVRYQEQHEKKVEQQQLKF; this is translated from the coding sequence ATGAGCCGTTTTCGAAAATTAACACATGCGATCTGGCACTGCCAGTATCACATCGTCTGGGTGCCCAAGTATCGCTTCCGGATATTGGAAGGTGAACTGGCGCAAGAAGTTCGAGCGTGTATCCGGATCTTCAGCGAGCAGAGTCACTGCGAGGTCGTCGAGCTGAATGTCCAGAAAGACCATATTCACCTGATCATCATGGTGCCGCCCAAGGTGTCCATTTCGGAGTTGATGGGGCGCCTGAAGGGCCGATCAGCGATACGTATTTTAAAGAACCATCCCAAGTTGCGGAAGAAACGCTACTGGGGCAATCATTTTTGGGCGCCCGGCTACTGCGTTGACACGGTAGGCCTGGATGCCGAGATGATCAGGCGCTACGTGCGGTATCAAGAGCAGCATGAGAAGAAAGTGGAACAACAGCAACTCAAATTCTAA